The Desulfobulbaceae bacterium DNA segment ATTGATGGCGGTCCAGAGATCATATGGACAGGGCTCCTCATTACGGTTAATTCCCTGGCGATGATCTCTGCAGTTATATATCCCTTGTCTGTCTTTTCCATTCCGCTGTTGTCTTCCAGGACATGAACAAGCTTGTAGTCAAAAAGCTGGAGGTTTTCAAGCTCCTCCCTGAAGGCAATATCATCCTTGTTGTTATTCCCGTAGATCAGGACGACCCCGGGCGTTTCACCCTTCTTTTTTTCCAGACTTTTCAGAATACTCCTGATGGGCGTGATACCGATACCTCCTGCGATCATGATAATGTTCCCGTCTGTTTCGGTAAGGCCGAATTTGCCCTCAGGCCCCTTCACAGATATCATTTCTCCTTTTTTCAGCGACTCAAGACGCTTGCAGTATTCACTTCCGGTCATCCGCTTGGTGAATTCAATGAAACGGGATTCTTCAGGACAGTCGCTGAGCGACAGAGGGTGGACCAGTTCCCGGCCAAGATCCACCATCATATATTGCCCGGCGGTAAATTTTAAACCGGCGGACATCTTGAACCGATAACTATTTGCAGCAGGGGTTCTTTCGATCCTTTCCATAAACTCGGCCTGGTATTCCGTTCCCATGTTCCACTGCCTTTGCCGGAAATTTGACCCCGGCCTTATTATCTGCCCTGTCTGGAGGGAGAGTGTTTATGACTTTATTGCTGGTTCAGTATCGTTCATTTTCTGCACATTTCTTAGTTCATATGGTTAACGATACTGGAAACTCCAACCAATTAAATAAAAAAATGCCAAAGAAAAAATAAAAACAAAGTTAAAAACATAAAATCGATAAGTTGTGGCGCTTTCATTGCGTATAAAATGTCATCAATTTTGGATAAACATATAAACCAGAAGGGCCGATATTGCTCGAGAACTGCAACTTTGTCGTCAATCGCTTTCGCGGCTCTTCTGCCACTTTCAACGGCGCCTTCTATACTCATCAAGCGCACCACAGCTCAAAATTTGAGCTTTAAC contains these protein-coding regions:
- a CDS encoding FAD-dependent oxidoreductase; amino-acid sequence: MGTEYQAEFMERIERTPAANSYRFKMSAGLKFTAGQYMMVDLGRELVHPLSLSDCPEESRFIEFTKRMTGSEYCKRLESLKKGEMISVKGPEGKFGLTETDGNIIMIAGGIGITPIRSILKSLEKKKGETPGVVLIYGNNNKDDIAFREELENLQLFDYKLVHVLEDNSGMEKTDKGYITAEIIARELTVMRSPVHMISGPPSIVKATKEALAALDVPEELIRTDIFIGYN